One genomic window of Piliocolobus tephrosceles isolate RC106 chromosome 19, ASM277652v3, whole genome shotgun sequence includes the following:
- the YDJC gene encoding carbohydrate deacetylase isoform X1 produces the protein MSRPRVRLVVTADDFGYCPRRDEGIVEAFLAGAVTSVSLLVNGAATESAAELARRSGPPWRLVAARPRRLLPWQDGIPGGGGGRRRGFASGAEPQLQEDAREDPQSSARRVREELEAQLSCFRELLGRAPTHVDGHQHVHVLPGVCQVFAEALQAYGVRFTRLPLERGVGGCTWLEAPARAFACAVERDARAAVGPFSRHGLRWTDAFVGLSTCGRHMSAHRVSGALARVLEGTLAGHTLTAELMVHPGYPSVPPTGGCGEGPDAFSCSWERLHELRVLTAPMLRTRLAQDGVQLCALDDLDSKRPGEEVPREATLEPFLEPSLL, from the exons ATGTCCCGCCCTCGCGTGCGCCTGGTGGTCACCGCGGACGACTTTGGTTATTGCCCGCGACGCGATGAGGGCATCGTGGAGGCCTTTCTGGCCGGGGCCGTGACCAGCGTGTCCCTGCTGGTCAACGGTGCGGCCACGGAGAGCGCGGCGGAGCTGGCCCGCAG GTCCGGCCCGCCGTGGCGCCTCGTCGCTGCTCGGCCCCGAAGGCTTCTTCCTTGGCAAGATGGGATTCCGGGAGGCGGTGGCGGCCGGAGACGTGGATTTGCCTCAGGTGCGGAGCCGCAGCTGCAGGAGGATGCTCGCGAGGACCCCCAGAGCTCCGCCCGGAGG GTGCGGGAGGAGCTCGAGGCCCAACTAAGCTGCTTCCGGGAGCTGCTAGGCAGGGCCCCCACGCACGTGGACGGCCACCAGCACGTGCACGTTCTCCCAG GCGTGTGCCAGGTGTTCGCGGAGGCGCTGCAGGCCTATGGGGTGCGCTTTACGCGACTGCCGCTGGAGCGCGGTGTGGGTGGCTGCACTTGGCTGGAGGCCCCCGCGCGCGCCTTCGCCTGCGCCGTGGAGCGCGACGCCCGGGCCGCCGTGGGCCCCTTCTCCCGCCACGGCCTGCG GTGGACAGACGCCTTCGTGGGCCTGAGCACTTGCGGCCGGCACATGTCCGCTCACCGCGTGTCCGGGGCCCTGGCGCGGGTCCTGGAAGGTACCCTAGCGGGCCACACCCTGACAGCCGAGCTGATGGTGCACCCCGGCTACCCCAGTGTGCCTCCCACCGGCGGCTGCGGTGAAGGCCCTGACGCTTTCTCTTGCTCTTGGGAGCGGCTGCATGAGCTGCGCGTGCTCACCGCGCCCATGCTGCGGACCCGGCTTGCCCAGGATGGCGTGCAGCTTTGCGCCCTCGACGACCTCGACTCCAAGAGGCCAGGGGAGGAGGTCCCCCGTGAGGCCACTCTGGAACCCTTCCTGGAACCCTCCCTACTCTGA
- the YDJC gene encoding carbohydrate deacetylase isoform X2 — MSRPRVRLVVTADDFGYCPRRDEGIVEAFLAGAVTSVSLLVNGAATESAAELARRHSIPTGLHANLSEGRPVGPARRGASSLLGPEGFFLGKMGFREAVAAGDVDLPQVREELEAQLSCFRELLGRAPTHVDGHQHVHVLPGVCQVFAEALQAYGVRFTRLPLERGVGGCTWLEAPARAFACAVERDARAAVGPFSRHGLRWTDAFVGLSTCGRHMSAHRVSGALARVLEGTLAGHTLTAELMVHPGYPSVPPTGGCGEGPDAFSCSWERLHELRVLTAPMLRTRLAQDGVQLCALDDLDSKRPGEEVPREATLEPFLEPSLL, encoded by the exons ATGTCCCGCCCTCGCGTGCGCCTGGTGGTCACCGCGGACGACTTTGGTTATTGCCCGCGACGCGATGAGGGCATCGTGGAGGCCTTTCTGGCCGGGGCCGTGACCAGCGTGTCCCTGCTGGTCAACGGTGCGGCCACGGAGAGCGCGGCGGAGCTGGCCCGCAG GCACAGCATCCCCACGGGCCTCCACGCCAACCTGTCCGAGGGCCGCCCCGTAGGTCCGGCCCGCCGTGGCGCCTCGTCGCTGCTCGGCCCCGAAGGCTTCTTCCTTGGCAAGATGGGATTCCGGGAGGCGGTGGCGGCCGGAGACGTGGATTTGCCTCAG GTGCGGGAGGAGCTCGAGGCCCAACTAAGCTGCTTCCGGGAGCTGCTAGGCAGGGCCCCCACGCACGTGGACGGCCACCAGCACGTGCACGTTCTCCCAG GCGTGTGCCAGGTGTTCGCGGAGGCGCTGCAGGCCTATGGGGTGCGCTTTACGCGACTGCCGCTGGAGCGCGGTGTGGGTGGCTGCACTTGGCTGGAGGCCCCCGCGCGCGCCTTCGCCTGCGCCGTGGAGCGCGACGCCCGGGCCGCCGTGGGCCCCTTCTCCCGCCACGGCCTGCG GTGGACAGACGCCTTCGTGGGCCTGAGCACTTGCGGCCGGCACATGTCCGCTCACCGCGTGTCCGGGGCCCTGGCGCGGGTCCTGGAAGGTACCCTAGCGGGCCACACCCTGACAGCCGAGCTGATGGTGCACCCCGGCTACCCCAGTGTGCCTCCCACCGGCGGCTGCGGTGAAGGCCCTGACGCTTTCTCTTGCTCTTGGGAGCGGCTGCATGAGCTGCGCGTGCTCACCGCGCCCATGCTGCGGACCCGGCTTGCCCAGGATGGCGTGCAGCTTTGCGCCCTCGACGACCTCGACTCCAAGAGGCCAGGGGAGGAGGTCCCCCGTGAGGCCACTCTGGAACCCTTCCTGGAACCCTCCCTACTCTGA
- the YDJC gene encoding carbohydrate deacetylase isoform X3 — protein MSRPRVRLVVTADDFGYCPRRDEGIVEAFLAGAVTSVSLLVNGAATESAAELARRSGPPWRLVAARPRRLLPWQDGIPGGGGGRRRGFASGAGGARGPTKLLPGAARQGPHARGRPPARARSPRPAPPAGVCQVFAEALQAYGVRFTRLPLERGVGGCTWLEAPARAFACAVERDARAAVGPFSRHGLRWTDAFVGLSTCGRHMSAHRVSGALARVLEGTLAGHTLTAELMVHPGYPSVPPTGGCGEGPDAFSCSWERLHELRVLTAPMLRTRLAQDGVQLCALDDLDSKRPGEEVPREATLEPFLEPSLL, from the exons ATGTCCCGCCCTCGCGTGCGCCTGGTGGTCACCGCGGACGACTTTGGTTATTGCCCGCGACGCGATGAGGGCATCGTGGAGGCCTTTCTGGCCGGGGCCGTGACCAGCGTGTCCCTGCTGGTCAACGGTGCGGCCACGGAGAGCGCGGCGGAGCTGGCCCGCAG GTCCGGCCCGCCGTGGCGCCTCGTCGCTGCTCGGCCCCGAAGGCTTCTTCCTTGGCAAGATGGGATTCCGGGAGGCGGTGGCGGCCGGAGACGTGGATTTGCCTCAG GTGCGGGAGGAGCTCGAGGCCCAACTAAGCTGCTTCCGGGAGCTGCTAGGCAGGGCCCCCACGCACGTGGACGGCCACCAGCACGTGCACGTTCTCCCAG ACCCGCTCCGCCCGCAGGCGTGTGCCAGGTGTTCGCGGAGGCGCTGCAGGCCTATGGGGTGCGCTTTACGCGACTGCCGCTGGAGCGCGGTGTGGGTGGCTGCACTTGGCTGGAGGCCCCCGCGCGCGCCTTCGCCTGCGCCGTGGAGCGCGACGCCCGGGCCGCCGTGGGCCCCTTCTCCCGCCACGGCCTGCG GTGGACAGACGCCTTCGTGGGCCTGAGCACTTGCGGCCGGCACATGTCCGCTCACCGCGTGTCCGGGGCCCTGGCGCGGGTCCTGGAAGGTACCCTAGCGGGCCACACCCTGACAGCCGAGCTGATGGTGCACCCCGGCTACCCCAGTGTGCCTCCCACCGGCGGCTGCGGTGAAGGCCCTGACGCTTTCTCTTGCTCTTGGGAGCGGCTGCATGAGCTGCGCGTGCTCACCGCGCCCATGCTGCGGACCCGGCTTGCCCAGGATGGCGTGCAGCTTTGCGCCCTCGACGACCTCGACTCCAAGAGGCCAGGGGAGGAGGTCCCCCGTGAGGCCACTCTGGAACCCTTCCTGGAACCCTCCCTACTCTGA
- the YDJC gene encoding carbohydrate deacetylase isoform X6, producing MSRPRVRLVVTADDFGYCPRRDEGIVEAFLAGAVTSVSLLVNGAATESAAELARRHSIPTGLHANLSEGRPVGPARRGASSLLGPEGFFLGKMGFREAVAAGDVDLPQVREELEAQLSCFRELLGRAPTHVDGHQHVHVLPGGQTPSWA from the exons ATGTCCCGCCCTCGCGTGCGCCTGGTGGTCACCGCGGACGACTTTGGTTATTGCCCGCGACGCGATGAGGGCATCGTGGAGGCCTTTCTGGCCGGGGCCGTGACCAGCGTGTCCCTGCTGGTCAACGGTGCGGCCACGGAGAGCGCGGCGGAGCTGGCCCGCAG GCACAGCATCCCCACGGGCCTCCACGCCAACCTGTCCGAGGGCCGCCCCGTAGGTCCGGCCCGCCGTGGCGCCTCGTCGCTGCTCGGCCCCGAAGGCTTCTTCCTTGGCAAGATGGGATTCCGGGAGGCGGTGGCGGCCGGAGACGTGGATTTGCCTCAG GTGCGGGAGGAGCTCGAGGCCCAACTAAGCTGCTTCCGGGAGCTGCTAGGCAGGGCCCCCACGCACGTGGACGGCCACCAGCACGTGCACGTTCTCCCAG GTGGACAGACGCCTTCGTGGGCCTGA
- the YDJC gene encoding carbohydrate deacetylase isoform X4, with amino-acid sequence MSRPRVRLVVTADDFGYCPRRDEGIVEAFLAGAVTSVSLLVNGAATESAAELARRSGPPWRLVAARPRRLLPWQDGIPGGGGGRRRGFASGAEPQLQEDAREDPQSSARRVREELEAQLSCFRELLGRAPTHVDGHQHVHVLPDPLRPQACARCSRRRCRPMGCALRDCRWSAVWVAALGWRPPRAPSPAPWSATPGPPWAPSPATACGEASRPVSYHSCPSPSALTIHLASCVRFSAQKRVWRRPLPPPQFPPPAPCPYPTPPHPTPPLAMARPRG; translated from the exons ATGTCCCGCCCTCGCGTGCGCCTGGTGGTCACCGCGGACGACTTTGGTTATTGCCCGCGACGCGATGAGGGCATCGTGGAGGCCTTTCTGGCCGGGGCCGTGACCAGCGTGTCCCTGCTGGTCAACGGTGCGGCCACGGAGAGCGCGGCGGAGCTGGCCCGCAG GTCCGGCCCGCCGTGGCGCCTCGTCGCTGCTCGGCCCCGAAGGCTTCTTCCTTGGCAAGATGGGATTCCGGGAGGCGGTGGCGGCCGGAGACGTGGATTTGCCTCAGGTGCGGAGCCGCAGCTGCAGGAGGATGCTCGCGAGGACCCCCAGAGCTCCGCCCGGAGG GTGCGGGAGGAGCTCGAGGCCCAACTAAGCTGCTTCCGGGAGCTGCTAGGCAGGGCCCCCACGCACGTGGACGGCCACCAGCACGTGCACGTTCTCCCAG ACCCGCTCCGCCCGCAGGCGTGTGCCAGGTGTTCGCGGAGGCGCTGCAGGCCTATGGGGTGCGCTTTACGCGACTGCCGCTGGAGCGCGGTGTGGGTGGCTGCACTTGGCTGGAGGCCCCCGCGCGCGCCTTCGCCTGCGCCGTGGAGCGCGACGCCCGGGCCGCCGTGGGCCCCTTCTCCCGCCACGGCCTGCGGTGAGGCTTCCCGCCCTGTCTCCTACCATAGCTGCCCCAGTCCCTCCGCACTGACTATTCACCTGGCTAGCTGTGTCCGTTTCTCAGCCCAGAAGCGAGTCTGGCGTCGACCGCTGCCGCCACCCCAGTTCCCCCCTCCCGCCCCCTgtccctaccccaccccaccccaccccaccccacccctggccATGGCCCGGCCCCGCGGCTGA
- the YDJC gene encoding carbohydrate deacetylase isoform X5 has translation MSRPRVRLVVTADDFGYCPRRDEGIVEAFLAGAVTSVSLLVNGAATESAAELARRHSIPTGLHANLSEGRPVGPARRGASSLLGPEGFFLGKMGFREAVAAGDVDLPQVREELEAQLSCFRELLGRAPTHVDGHQHVHVLPDPLRPQACARCSRRRCRPMGCALRDCRWSAVWVAALGWRPPRAPSPAPWSATPGPPWAPSPATACGEASRPVSYHSCPSPSALTIHLASCVRFSAQKRVWRRPLPPPQFPPPAPCPYPTPPHPTPPLAMARPRG, from the exons ATGTCCCGCCCTCGCGTGCGCCTGGTGGTCACCGCGGACGACTTTGGTTATTGCCCGCGACGCGATGAGGGCATCGTGGAGGCCTTTCTGGCCGGGGCCGTGACCAGCGTGTCCCTGCTGGTCAACGGTGCGGCCACGGAGAGCGCGGCGGAGCTGGCCCGCAG GCACAGCATCCCCACGGGCCTCCACGCCAACCTGTCCGAGGGCCGCCCCGTAGGTCCGGCCCGCCGTGGCGCCTCGTCGCTGCTCGGCCCCGAAGGCTTCTTCCTTGGCAAGATGGGATTCCGGGAGGCGGTGGCGGCCGGAGACGTGGATTTGCCTCAG GTGCGGGAGGAGCTCGAGGCCCAACTAAGCTGCTTCCGGGAGCTGCTAGGCAGGGCCCCCACGCACGTGGACGGCCACCAGCACGTGCACGTTCTCCCAG ACCCGCTCCGCCCGCAGGCGTGTGCCAGGTGTTCGCGGAGGCGCTGCAGGCCTATGGGGTGCGCTTTACGCGACTGCCGCTGGAGCGCGGTGTGGGTGGCTGCACTTGGCTGGAGGCCCCCGCGCGCGCCTTCGCCTGCGCCGTGGAGCGCGACGCCCGGGCCGCCGTGGGCCCCTTCTCCCGCCACGGCCTGCGGTGAGGCTTCCCGCCCTGTCTCCTACCATAGCTGCCCCAGTCCCTCCGCACTGACTATTCACCTGGCTAGCTGTGTCCGTTTCTCAGCCCAGAAGCGAGTCTGGCGTCGACCGCTGCCGCCACCCCAGTTCCCCCCTCCCGCCCCCTgtccctaccccaccccaccccaccccaccccacccctggccATGGCCCGGCCCCGCGGCTGA
- the CCDC116 gene encoding coiled-coil domain-containing protein 116: MARCRHHSGYVADDEASHSMCSARVQPPKKPLVPEMGPASKPGRVPHPPSTCGSSALQNQRRNKRHPQPFSHFLDFLTESQVLDSLETVVEKATERMAAMKTEAGVPLVEVQDPVEMPSGGRRAHARPSLSTVHRHRVRPTLCTGHPNNYPSSSSSMSDSHSSLMAGWLGSHSRDSDLGAQGLGSLPPVRDKLLLEKNLKRLLQLERKGKGLSQSCSQRDSLLWDLLGSQTSFQWTQEQPLSWFSELLGSSSGVPEASEPRPGEQEPICKREFNKEIKSLLSQLESLDRPGYCPLREPHRTLNFLADHRLFPALQSVVNQAVDKLRGARCRDGRPLFPTSLEPPSELQVQCNLPPLRSELAKPTNSGQPHPPVSSPKMPQRKEKDRGGSPSMSSAQVATRFKLKSPHSSGRFTKKKPLPSISSKSSMSHFSNRLYEELADFLTQQAASLLIRKYEFEKDLNKQLGFFSFPVTQVLRDLSLGLKKVKGSRIHLSSETYRSCLLHKLEEAKRARQASRLSTPHRSTETPSVQQEPATHTAQDQDTEPCHSLYTNLPARQQLSPLEPKLSVSARTGMGSSLPKSKDTDSEGHDKAEVEDEDEDEYKDEDQDEDKDEDQDEDKEEDGVQSLPEPGEEASVSHSVDVGHSDPP, encoded by the exons ATGGCCAGGTGCCGCCACCACTCGGGCTACGTGGCTGACGACGAGGCCAGCCACTCCATGTGCAGTGCACGG GTGCAGCCACCCAAGAAGCCACTGGTTCCAGAAATGGGGCCAGCCTCCAAGCCGGGCCGTGTGCCACACCCACCATCCACATGTGGCAGCTCAGCACTCCAGAACCAACGCCGAAACAAGAGGCACCCTCAGCCCTTTAGCCACTTTCTGGATTTCCTGACTGAGAGCCAGGTCCTGGACAGCCTGGAGACAGTGGTGGAGAAGGCAACTGAGCGCATGGCTGCCATGAAGACGGAGGCTGGGGTGCCACTTGTGGAGGTGCAGGACCCAGTGGAGATGCCAAGTGGTGGGCGGCGGGCACATGCCCGGCCCAGCCTCAGCACTGTACACCGGCACCGTGTACGGCCAACCCTCTGCACTGGACACCCCAACAACTACCCATCCAGCTCCAGCTCCATGTCCGACTCCCATAGCAGCCTcatggctggctggctgggctCCCACAGCCGGGACAGTGACCTAGGTGCCCAAGGCTTAGGCTCATTGCCACCTGTGAGGGACAAACTCCTGCTGGAGAAGAATCTCAAGCGGCTGCTACAGCTGGAGAGGAAAGGG AAAGGCCTCAGTCAGTCCTGCTCCCAGAGGGACTCCCTGCTGTGGGATTTGCTGGGCAGCCAGACCAGCTTTCAGTGGACCCAGGAGCAGCCCCTGTCCTGGTTCTCAGAGCTGCTGGGCTCCAGCTCTGGTGTGCCTGAAGCATCAGAGCCGAGGCCTGGAGAACAGGAGCCGATCTGCAAACGAGAGTTCAATAAAGAGATCAAGTCGTTACTGAGCCAGCTGGAGTCCCTCGACCGGCCTGGCTACTGTCCGCTCCGTGAGCCCCATCGCACACTGAACTTCCTGGCTGACCACCGCCTCTTCCCTGCCCTGCAGAGCGTGGTCAACCAGGCTGTGGATAAGCTCCGTGGCGCCCGCTGCCGCGATGGCCGTCCTCTGTTCCCCACCAGCTTGGAGCCCCCCTCAGAGCTGCAGGTTCAATGCAATCTGCCGCCTCTGCGCTCTGAGCTGGCTAAACCCACCAACAGCGGGCAGCCCCACCCCCCAGTCTCCAGCCCCAAGATGcctcagagaaaagagaaggacaGAGGAGGCTCCCCCTCCATGTCTAGTGCCCAGGTGGCCACCAGATTCAAGCTCAAG AGCCCCCACAGCAGTGGCAGGTTCACAAAGAAGAAACCGCTGCCCTCCATCTCATCAAAGTCCAGCATGTCTCACTTCTCCAACCGCCTTTATGAGGAGCTCGCCGACTTCCTGACCCAGCAGGCAGCCTCCCTGCTCATCCGCAAGTATGAGTTTGAAAAGGACCTCAATAAGCAGCTGGgcttcttctcctttcctgtcaCCCAAGTGCTCAGGGACCTTTCCCTGGGCTTAAAGAAGGTGAAAGGCTCCCGCATCCACCTGTCCTCAGAGACCTACCGGAGCTGCCTGCTGCATAAACTGGAGGAGGCCAAAAGGGCCCGGCAGGCCTCCCGGCTCAGCACCCCCCACCGCAGCACAGAGACACCCTCTGTGCAGCAGGAACCGGCCACCCACACTGCCCAGGACCAGGACACAGAGCCCTGCCACTCCCTTTACACCAACTTGCCAGCCCGCCAGCAGCTCAGCCCATTGGAGCCCAAGCTCTCAGTGTCCGCCCGCACTGGCATGGGTTCCAGTCTCCCCAAGTCCAAGGACACGGACAGTGAAGGCCATGATAAGGCTGAGGttgaagatgaagatgaggatgagTACAAGGATGAGGACCAGGATGAGGACAAGGATGAGGACCAGGATGAGGACAAGGAGGAGGATGGAGTCCAGAGCCTGCCAGAACCTGGAGAGGAGGCCTCGGTCAGCCACTCTGTGGACGTGGGCCATAGTGACCCACCATGA